The following coding sequences are from one Syngnathus acus chromosome 14, fSynAcu1.2, whole genome shotgun sequence window:
- the tmem248 gene encoding transmembrane protein 248 codes for MVYLLNPLENLRSSINNRPPLVIFMISVSAVAIAFLTIGYFFKIKEIKSPELTEDWNTFLLRYNEVDFCVSENETIKHGLNESTTPESLAATSGQARPSTPSTLLSEDSGYINISVPITLTLNPQRPFGGYSRNITHLYATVLGQQVGLSGRESHEEINITFTLPVSWNADDCLLHGHCEQVVFSTCMTITAVSNIFPVTVTPPHCTPETYTNATSWYKVFTTVRDSDTKYSQEYNPFWCYKGAVGKVYHAVNPKLTVIVPDDDRSLINLHLMHTSYFLFVMVITMFCYAVIKGRPVKLRQSNPDFFPEKVALSEG; via the exons gtgtacctgtTGAACCCTCTGGAGAACCTCAGAAGCTCCATCAACAACCGCCCGCCACTGGTCATCTTTATGATCAGTGTCAGCGCCGTGGCCATTGCATTCCTCACCATCGGCTACTTCTTCAAGATCAAGGAGATCAAGTCTCCAGAGTTGACCGAG GACTGGAACACGTTCCTACTGCGCTACAATGAGGTAGACTTCTGCGTGTCGGAGAATGAGACCATCAAGCACGGTCTCAACGAGTCCACCACGCCCGAGAGCCTGGCGGCGACCAGCGGGCAGGCACGGCCCAGCACGCCGTCAACGCTGCTCTCCGAGGACTCGGGCTACATCAACATCTCGGTGCCCATCACGCTCACCCTCAACCCACAGCGGCCCTTCGGCGGCTACTCGCGTAACATCACCCACCTGTACGCTACCGTCCTGGGACAGCAGGTTGGCCTATCTG GCCGTGAATCGCACGAAGAGATCAATATCACGTTCACGCTGCCCGTGTCCTGGAACGCAGATGACTGCCTTCTGCACGGGCACTGCGAGCAGGTGGTGTTCAGCACCTGCATGACCATCACGGCAGTCAGCAACATCTTTCCAGTCACAGT GACTCCGCCACACTGCACGCCGGAGACGTACACCAATGCCACGTCTTGGTACAAGGTGTTCACCACCGTGCGGGACTCGGACACCAAGTACAGCCAGGAATACAACCCCTTCTGGTGCTACAAGGGCGCCGTGGGCAAGGTGTACCACGCCGTCAACCCCAAGCTCACCGTCATCGTGCCCGAC GATGACCGCTCCCTCATCAACCTGCACCTGATGCACACCAGCTACTTTCTGTTCGTCATGGTCATCACCATGTTCTGCTACGCCGTCATCAAGGGCAGACCAGTAAAACTACGGCAAAGTAACCCCGATTTCTTTCCCGAGAAG GTGGCGCTGTCAGAAGGCTAA